The Camelus bactrianus isolate YW-2024 breed Bactrian camel chromosome 32, ASM4877302v1, whole genome shotgun sequence genome includes a region encoding these proteins:
- the PSMD9 gene encoding 26S proteasome non-ATPase regulatory subunit 9 isoform X4, which translates to MSEEETRQSESSPEASGVTVSDIQELIRRKEEIEAQIKANYDVLESQKDVGMNEPLVDREGYPRSDVDLYQVRTARHNIVCLQNDHKAVMKQVEEALHQLHARDKEKQARDLAEAHREATNHGQSQGLSPSQAFAKVNSISPGSPASIAGLQVDDEIVEFGSVNTQNFQSLHNIGSVVQHSEGVI; encoded by the exons ATGTCAGAGGAAGAAACTAGGCAGAGCGAAAGCTCCCCGGAAGCCAGTGGGGTGACTGTCAGCGACATCCAGGAGCTGATACGGCGCAAGGAGGAGATCGAGGCGCAGATCAAAGCCAATTATGACGTGCTGGAGAGC CAAAAAGATGTGGGGATGAACGAGCCGCTGGTGGACCGCGAGGGCTACCCCCGGTCAGATGTGGACCTGTACCAAGTCCGAACTGCAAGGCACAACATCGTCT GTTTGCAGAACGATCACAAGGCGGTGATGAAGCAGGTGGAGGAGGCCCTGCACCAGCTGCATGCTCGTGACAAGGAGAAGCAGGCCCGGGACCTGGCTGAGGCCCACAGGGAGGCCACGAACCACGGCCAGAGCCAGGGCCTCAGCCCTTCTCAGGCCTTCGCCAAAGTCAACAGCATCAGCCCCGGCTCCCCGGCCAGCATCGCA gGTCTGCAAGTGGATGATGAGATTGTGGAGTTTGGCTCTGTAAACACCCAGAACTTCCAGTCGCTGCATAACATTGGCAGTGTGGTCCAGCACAGTGAGGGG gtAATTTGA
- the PSMD9 gene encoding 26S proteasome non-ATPase regulatory subunit 9 isoform X3, whose translation MNEPLVDREGYPRSDVDLYQVRTARHNIVCLQNDHKAVMKQVEEALHQLHARDKEKQARDLAEAHREATNHGQSQGLSPSQAFAKVNSISPGSPASIAGLQVDDEIVEFGSVNTQNFQSLHNIGSVVQHSEGSTLSWPHCSSTWNSSEGRQWAEKQLAGACAPARGRAFNSTPTDTVIKFVLVWTSLKFVFCQIRQFFALWLWHFVST comes from the exons ATGAACGAGCCGCTGGTGGACCGCGAGGGCTACCCCCGGTCAGATGTGGACCTGTACCAAGTCCGAACTGCAAGGCACAACATCGTCT GTTTGCAGAACGATCACAAGGCGGTGATGAAGCAGGTGGAGGAGGCCCTGCACCAGCTGCATGCTCGTGACAAGGAGAAGCAGGCCCGGGACCTGGCTGAGGCCCACAGGGAGGCCACGAACCACGGCCAGAGCCAGGGCCTCAGCCCTTCTCAGGCCTTCGCCAAAGTCAACAGCATCAGCCCCGGCTCCCCGGCCAGCATCGCA gGTCTGCAAGTGGATGATGAGATTGTGGAGTTTGGCTCTGTAAACACCCAGAACTTCCAGTCGCTGCATAACATTGGCAGTGTGGTCCAGCACAGTGAGGGG TCAACCCTGTCTTGGCCGCACTGCTCATCCACGTGGAACTCATCAGAAGGCAGGCAGTGGGCCGAGAAACAGCTGGCTGGTGCCTGCGCCCCTGCTAGAGGTCGGGCCTTCAATTCCACACCGACTGACACCGTCATCAAATTTGTGCTCGTGTGGACaagtttaaaatttgtattttgtcAGATACGTCAGTTTTTTGCTTTATGGCTTTGGCATTTTGTGTCTACTTAA
- the PSMD9 gene encoding 26S proteasome non-ATPase regulatory subunit 9 isoform X1, producing MSEEETRQSESSPEASGVTVSDIQELIRRKEEIEAQIKANYDVLESQKDVGMNEPLVDREGYPRSDVDLYQVRTARHNIVCLQNDHKAVMKQVEEALHQLHARDKEKQARDLAEAHREATNHGQSQGLSPSQAFAKVNSISPGSPASIAGLQVDDEIVEFGSVNTQNFQSLHNIGSVVQHSEGSTLSWPHCSSTWNSSEGRQWAEKQLAGACAPARGRAFNSTPTDTVIKFVLVWTSLKFVFCQIRQFFALWLWHFVST from the exons ATGTCAGAGGAAGAAACTAGGCAGAGCGAAAGCTCCCCGGAAGCCAGTGGGGTGACTGTCAGCGACATCCAGGAGCTGATACGGCGCAAGGAGGAGATCGAGGCGCAGATCAAAGCCAATTATGACGTGCTGGAGAGC CAAAAAGATGTGGGGATGAACGAGCCGCTGGTGGACCGCGAGGGCTACCCCCGGTCAGATGTGGACCTGTACCAAGTCCGAACTGCAAGGCACAACATCGTCT GTTTGCAGAACGATCACAAGGCGGTGATGAAGCAGGTGGAGGAGGCCCTGCACCAGCTGCATGCTCGTGACAAGGAGAAGCAGGCCCGGGACCTGGCTGAGGCCCACAGGGAGGCCACGAACCACGGCCAGAGCCAGGGCCTCAGCCCTTCTCAGGCCTTCGCCAAAGTCAACAGCATCAGCCCCGGCTCCCCGGCCAGCATCGCA gGTCTGCAAGTGGATGATGAGATTGTGGAGTTTGGCTCTGTAAACACCCAGAACTTCCAGTCGCTGCATAACATTGGCAGTGTGGTCCAGCACAGTGAGGGG TCAACCCTGTCTTGGCCGCACTGCTCATCCACGTGGAACTCATCAGAAGGCAGGCAGTGGGCCGAGAAACAGCTGGCTGGTGCCTGCGCCCCTGCTAGAGGTCGGGCCTTCAATTCCACACCGACTGACACCGTCATCAAATTTGTGCTCGTGTGGACaagtttaaaatttgtattttgtcAGATACGTCAGTTTTTTGCTTTATGGCTTTGGCATTTTGTGTCTACTTAA
- the PSMD9 gene encoding 26S proteasome non-ATPase regulatory subunit 9 isoform X2, whose translation MSEEETRQSESSPEASGVTVSDIQELIRRKEEIEAQIKANYDVLESQKDVGMNEPLVDREGYPRSDVDLYQVRTARHNIVCLQNDHKAVMKQVEEALHQLHARDKEKQARDLAEAHREATNHGQSQGLSPSQAFAKVNSISPGSPASIAGLQVDDEIVEFGSVNTQNFQSLHNIGSVVQHSEGKPLNVTVIRRGEKHQLRLVPTRWAGKGLLGCNIIPLQR comes from the exons ATGTCAGAGGAAGAAACTAGGCAGAGCGAAAGCTCCCCGGAAGCCAGTGGGGTGACTGTCAGCGACATCCAGGAGCTGATACGGCGCAAGGAGGAGATCGAGGCGCAGATCAAAGCCAATTATGACGTGCTGGAGAGC CAAAAAGATGTGGGGATGAACGAGCCGCTGGTGGACCGCGAGGGCTACCCCCGGTCAGATGTGGACCTGTACCAAGTCCGAACTGCAAGGCACAACATCGTCT GTTTGCAGAACGATCACAAGGCGGTGATGAAGCAGGTGGAGGAGGCCCTGCACCAGCTGCATGCTCGTGACAAGGAGAAGCAGGCCCGGGACCTGGCTGAGGCCCACAGGGAGGCCACGAACCACGGCCAGAGCCAGGGCCTCAGCCCTTCTCAGGCCTTCGCCAAAGTCAACAGCATCAGCCCCGGCTCCCCGGCCAGCATCGCA gGTCTGCAAGTGGATGATGAGATTGTGGAGTTTGGCTCTGTAAACACCCAGAACTTCCAGTCGCTGCATAACATTGGCAGTGTGGTCCAGCACAGTGAGGGG AAGCCCCTGAATGTGACAGTGATCCGCAGAGGGGAGAAACACCAGCTCAGACTCGTGCCAACACGCTGGGCAGGGAAAGGGCTGCTGGG ctgcAACATTATTCCTTTGCAAAGATGA